ggttgatttaccagaagcaccatcacattactggtgttattctcttttttctgattagctgatgttttcaatagaagcgcaccaacaatcaaaacgcaccaacacaaaaataacattagctatagttggggaaaaaaataataaagaagcggtcccacagctttGCAGTGAAATGCAGATATTGTTAGAGGACGTGGCATGGAAAttatttccagttttaggattacggtgtccaacaaaacaaagaaagaactatggttaaacatcactccagcccacagagagtgggaaatcatcACTTTAtacatatcatttaaaaggaaatTTTGCaactgttcaataaagtgcaacatgcatcctttgtAACGcatactttttttctttgcatgaaaacagtcccattaatgtggtattttagtaatctTATTAGCCAACTAGAACTGTAGAACTATTGGTGTAcgtattgcttaacagattgagatgtaactaagagcaacagctgatttcagaggcttgtggTCATATCAGTGGTGGCGACTagtggagtgagctgacaacttCGGTAAGGTATAGCTTAGTGGGCCAGACCAACTTTACAAAACtacgacgtacagaaggtatacttcgctaagaacgtttcgggaaatgcgctgaaacgttaaggtagagcttaaggtataacttacAAACGTCATAGCATTAAAAGGCTTCAGGAAACGCAGCCCAGTTCTTTTCCTCCTTAGCCCAAGTAGGACGCTTCTGatgttgtctctggttcagaagtggcttgacactaggaatgcgGCACTTGTAGCCAATTTCCTGGACACTGTCCACATCTGTGCGTCGTGGCTCTTGAtacactgactccagcctcagtccactccttgtgaagctccccctAGTTCTTGAATCAGCTTTgattgacaatcctctcaaggctgctgTCGTCCCTGTTGCTTGTACGCCTTtcccagtcaactttccatgaatatgctttgacaCAGCTCTCTgcaaacagccagccctttccgCAATGACCTgcggttttttttctgttggtttCCCGTCCTTGTGAAgagtgtcaatgagtgtcttctggacaactgtcaagtccGCAGTCTTCATCATGATTGctcgaccaagtattgagtgcataaatgaacatacttttcagaaggtcgacatttctgtattaaatACGTTATTgtaatacagaaatgtaatattctcacattttgagatactggattttttatttacatgagctgtgagctgtaaacttatcaagattaaaacaaaaaaaggcttgaaatatttcactaatgaatctagaatatgagttacactttttgaattaaattacggaaaACCAattaacttttccacgatattctaattttgagatgcacctgtaggtttcattttctttggtttAACCACAGGAGGATCTAAGGATCGCTTGCTGGTATACTCCGCCATTGTTGATGTTGCGGCTGCAAGGTTTATGCTTGTCAAGCAGAGTGGCATGTTCCCCAAATATTTAAGTACTAGTCCAAAGAGAAAAGGTAGCCGGCCTggggggttcagatgatgtCTCCTGGTCTTTTTATCTTGTCGTGCATAACCAGAAAtttgttcagaaagaaagaagaaaatatgtaaatgataACTCTTGAGTAAACAAGGTATTTTACAAAGCGTTGCCGAAAAGTATAATGTCTTTAATAATCTTGAACAATAACTCTAATATGACTATTTACAAATTCAACTAGTAGGTTTATATAGTCAGTCATCCATGTCAGGCTCTGTCAAGAGACACCAATGCTCTGCTAAGTTCCTGTGGAGACTGGAAAATGAAGTGAAGTCAGTTTGAATGGTTTTGTTCAGTAGGGCATGGGCTTCTTCCTCTTCTATCTCTGCACTGCCTGGAGGCTCTCTTTGAGGCTCGCATGGGACTCTCTGTGGGCCCGCCTGTGAGGCTGACCAGGGCCTGACTGGctcttgtgtgcgtgcgtgcgagttaTGAACTCTTCAGGAGCAATTATGAACAGTAGTTACATGCAATTATAGCCTTTATGACTTTGTGATTTTTTTCAACTTGCCTACTTGGTAATATAACTCAGAAATTATTTAACTATTTTACTGCAGTATTCAATTTTCTATGgggtttgcattcttaaccccctgaaatgcCCAAAGAGTGCTGACCGGAAGTTATACCCAGCCatacataatatttattttgtttgtctgactagtaaCAGATAAAATGCATAACCTATGTGCCACATGCAGACACAATGTTTcaagtaaaacataaaaaaataaataaaaaaaaattattattatttggtttATTGGTTGTGCCTTGTTTTTACTAGACAAAATATTTCCTAAAGATTTCTCTATTTTTTGCCTTTCCGAATCTGCTGCCGACCCATTCACTCGAGGAAATGGGTCTGCTGCAGACCCATTCACTCAAGTAAATGGTCCCTCCTAGTTTGAATAAAAGCTATGCAGACAAACAATCCAAGTTTTGATTTCTGTGTGAACAGCTTTTCAGTCAATTGAATTCAAcagacattatttttttactgttctCTCCTTAGGATGTGACCACACTAACGCCTCTCTCTCCGGAAATCATTAGCAGACAGGCTACAATAAATATTGGTGAGTTGCCAGTCCTGCCTATTGCAATCAAAGCTGTTCACTTGGAATTTCACACCCTGGCCCCCGGGTCTCAAACACATTAATTGCCACTGATTTAACACCCCCTGGATTTGATATTGTTCAAATATATTGGCAGTCATTGGTCTAACACAAATTTAAGAGACCGTTGAATGCATTCTGCTTTGTCAGAGAagcagaaaacattttcattctgtagtttaaaatataacatttgACTTATGACCTCTGATATCCAGGTACCATTGGCCATGTGGCTCATGGGAAGTCAACAGTTGTGAAAGCCATCTCTGGGGTGCACACTGTCAGGTTCAAGAATGAGCTGGAGAGGAACATTACAATCAAGCTGGGCTACGCTAATGCAAAGGTGAGTCATTCAGGAGGGTGACATTCTCTCTCAGGCCTCATCTGTTTTAAtcccaaataaataattgagcACACCTCTGTACTTTCTTTGAATTTCAGCAGTTACTCCAGCTGCCTCTGGGTTACTCCAGAATTGCACAATGATTGGCAATTGGCTGAAATTGACTGTTTATATGCAATCAGAGACTCGTTCATCTAATCAGATTGACCTTATCCCCCTGGTTGATGTCAAAATTCACAACACCTACATTAAATTTGTGCGGATGGATTTATGTACATTACTGGCACAACAGGTTCACTGCACAGACTGATCACTAAACTGTTAATGTTAATGAAGATGAAGATAATGAAACTGTTAATTTCATgtgacagatattcagcaaaaTCATAGGACATTTCCATTTCAATCACATTTTATGCTGCCTATCCCTGACTAGCAACCACGTTTTGAACCACGTTGTTTTCTGCGATAAACAACAAGCTCAAGATATCTTATAAGCGtatgtcgaggacccggccctaggcccccctgatgagagcttgacgggggatgggttaggaaggaatgcattgttaacccctcgcacacgccatcgaggtggtagcaagcacacccgtaagaggaaaaatatgtgattcagagataatgagcagccatacttgtcagcggaggagtctgaagtcgggggatttagatttagggttttaaggagcaaggttaaagttctgactgaggccatgcatagaatgagttccagcataaccttggaggagattcaacatgctgagcgggCAGTCGGGGAATatcccaaccctacaggggaggggcacaatgcctggctaaagcaaaaagataaggaaaacggaagggatgtcaataccgaaagaatattaagaggctttaagggccttcctgattataatctgataatttattggatagattcaaaggactgactgtagaagagttggaggatgatttacaatcagctattggctggatgtcctttgtagatcccttaaggcgccgcggagaggggcacctgaagagtgtgttgagatggtggagggcactaacttctggcttgtatgaagtcaaagtttggagagagtccaagtagagattatgacagggagacaaataccagtgatgaataggttcattgaaaaattacataagagctagtgtttttccactcgtatattgagatggtggaaattcccaaccggaggggcacatgagataaagtattggggaaatttcttttgaggtatgaggaAAATGACAGTAggacaaacagaagtgatgaatatggtcattaaaaaaaagttgcataagagataaatgtcttccaactcgatatattggggacatttcttataaaaaaaaaggtacactcttatacggaaaaaggatatataaggaataagcttttagaccttaggatagcatcttagaattttgcttcagaagatatctatgggctgttgaagagagagcaacgcaagacagctgtagtcaagctggagtggcgcgctccctctgcgcgccactccaggatctggatatggagaacagagtgatgtacgcggtgcggacttagcccaagagttgtggcaacaggactgatgtcgaaagagcaacccagaacaactataatcaagcttgggTGGTAATtctaatctatattacttgtataagtaggaaaagtagcacatagaagttcaactttacaagtttccttttatttttatgtcttttatttctcattaaggtactatataaggtagaaaaatgtagagaagtttttatagtttagctaaatataatattctaggaatagtttcttttaaacgtccagaagggggagctataggataaggctaaggccaaagaggatgggtatttgaggggtgtaccttgacttttaaacatcatggtggaaaggtaaattaaaaagagctaaaggggtatatgtaacttgcatgtgatcagcaaactgaaagatgatatgtacactgtaatctgtataactctattcttttgattgattataataaagtatatcttactataatcatatgtgataaagattcttttagaggaatacattgaatacaggacattgaataccagatttgcatcacacccttcacttcgagactgggctagaagttcagtagaacttaccagggctccagaacgtttggagtacttgagttcgtccccgagacacctcatggtgaggtactgctcgtgggaacgtgaggtctgagctcggcaagtggtccgtggctcacgacacgtACTTGACAATGCTGATTTGCTATAGTTCTGACAATACAATTTTCACGTGGAACTGTATTTGGGGCACCTTTTGTAAATCAGGGTCAAACCATGAAATAAGAGATTAAATCAACACCCATTGATCAAGGTATCAGCGTAAAGGGCATTGGACGGTGTCCCACTTTCATGTAAAGGAAATTTACAGCAGCCCATTTTATGTGCCCCTGCTGCTAATgacttgttttttggggggtttttctttgcaatcttgtttttctttgttttgttttttttaaaacactgtcGAGCAGGTTACTCAAATAAcatcatttttttgcatttcaattttatttattcccACCATGTGGTGTCAGCCaaatttggatttaattttcttttgccTTAAATAGTAATTCCAAGGATTAACTGAGATGATTGTTGCAATGAATTCAGTGACTTGATGGcttgacttttattttttattaatgaattaatttatttctttatttctttattcatttttttgccCCCTTGGCTTTGGGAGTGCTGAAATACGTGTACATTATCGACCATATTAATCTGGGCCCTCCATCTGTCTGGTCACAGACACCCTTGTGTTTAATCATGCCCTGTATGTGAATGACCAGACCATGTGTGTCCTGCAGGTTTATAAGTTGGATGACCCCAGCTGCCCACGGCCAGAGTGCTACAGGTCGTGTGGCAGCAGCACGCCTGATGAGTTCCCCACTGACATCCCTGGCACCAAGGGCAACTTCAAACTGGTCCGGTAGGGGCACTGTTattcagtatctagttttggCGGGAACTAAAAGTAATAATTTGGAGTCTTTCTGTGCTGCAGCTTCACTGGGCCATATTCCACAAGAACCAAATCTCAGTCTCTGCCGCCTCCCCCTAAATCTTCTGTATGCCTCACCGattcccctttctctcccttccctccaTTCTGCCTCCTTTTCCTTCTCATCTCTTTTTTTCTACccattttcttttcctcctGATATCTTGCGCTCCCCTGATCTCCTCCTTAGGCATGTCTCCTTTGTGGACTGTCCGGGTCACGACATCCTGATGGCCACTATGTTGAACGGTGCTGCAGTTATGGATGCTGCACTGCTGCTGATTGGTGAGCTCCTTTTGAACCATGGAGACacttttatattgtttatgaATGGTCTTAGGTCTTAGGTCCTTGGGATTGGGCAAGTTGCCATTCCATTGCCATTGTTCATAgagctgtgtggtgtgttggtCAGAGACAATGTGAGGGAAAGGTTTGTAGTTTTGTTTTGGTCAGAGTCCATGTGTGGTGTGTTCgtcagtgactgtgtgagaAAGAGGTGTGTGATGTGCTGGTCAGTGCCAATGCGAGcaagaggttttttttgttgttgctcagtgatggtgtgtggtgtgttggcCAGTGACAGTGTGGGCctgaggtgtgtggtgtgttgctcCGTGACAGCATGTATGTGAGACAGGTTGGGCTTTGGGTAACAGGGTGAAGAAAGCTAACCAATTCCTCCATGCCCCCTCAGCGGGGAATGAGTCGtgcccacagccacagacatCGGAGCACCTGGCAGCCATCGAGATTATGAAGCTGAAACACATCCTGATCCTGCAGAATAAGATTGACCTGGTGAAGGAGAGCCAGGCCAAGGAGCAGTATGAGCAGATCCTGGCCTTTGTACAGGGTGGGTCTTCCCGCACCATGCTCCTCCATGCTTATGCTCGAGCTCTTGTCATATTGTGTTAAATGTTATGctttccccctctttttcaACAATTTAGGATGTACAATTGTATTGATCATTGGTACTATTTACACAGGAGAGCCTAGGCATGGATCAAAAAAACCTGCCATGTcttagctgctgctgctgcctatCCCACCGCAGTTATAATTGAATTAAAAGTAATAATTGATTGGAATCTTGTGAAGTGTAAGTGTATTATAAGTGTGAATAGTTGTATTATTTTGGGGGTAAGTGATGCATTCCCTCATATTTTCTCAGTCCCAGCTTATCTCAAGGCCCCCTAAAATATCCGTCCGGTCAGTGGCTGAGGATTCCCTCTTAAGTGAAGTGATTAACTTTTTTATTGTGCCACACTACTGGTTGCCCTACTAGGTCTTTCCTCTTGGGTtttcaacgcacttgtccctggttctgatttgcactttattgtacattgctcctggataagagcatctgctaaatgactgtaatgtgtgtaatacTGTGGATATTGGCCTACCACATGTCTTCATGgatatatacagtgctgtgaaagtaTTTGCCTTTCTgatttcctcatttttcatcatagaatagtttcagatctttagacaagaTGTAATATTACAAAAAAGAAgtgtacacattttttttaattgcaattttaaaaaaagtttgcaAACACcaaaatcacccctgtgaaattTCAGgaatgctttaattcagacaaattcataAGTTTGGTATGCCATGATCAAAGGAAACTCCAAAAGAaatgaggggggaaaaaagccatTTCTGATGCTCTGGCACTTTACCTAACCACAATCCAAGCCATTATGTCTAAATGGAGAATggttggaacagtggtgaataaTCACAAGATTGGCTGGcctgccaaaattcctccaagtGACAGCTACCcagacctgcaggcctctctagcctcacTATACCGGAGTTCATGACTGCAATTAACCAGGAAACCATTGCTAAACAAGTGAAACATCAATTCTCATCTCACAATTGTCGaaaaagcacctggatgatTCCCTAGCATTTTGGAATAATTTTCTATACACAGATTAGTCAAAAATGGAACCGTTTGAACAATATGGGTCCCATTATGACTGGCGAAAAGCCAAATACAgaatttcacagtaagaacattgTACTGTGCCAGAACTCTTAagggagaatgtctggtcatcTGTACATGTGTTGAAGCTGAAGCTTAATTCGATGATGCATCTCCCCCTGCAGGCACAGTGGCGGAGGGTGCTCCCATTATCCCCATCTCGGCCCAGTTGAAGTACAACATTGAGGTGGTGTGCGAGTACATTGTGAAGAAGATCCCCGTGCCCTTGAGGGACTTCACCTCTGAGCCACGGCTTATCGGTGAGGTTTTTGCTGGGTTTGTGGGTTTCAGTCCTAGGTGGAGGTCTTCATCTGTATTGCTGCAATAAAAAGGTGCTGCTGTGTAGGTTCCAGCTAATGCATTGGTTCAGCAAAATAATGGACATAACAGTGCTTTTATTGATGCTGGGGCTTGTACCTCCTTGCTAGTTGCAGGTATTGCACAGTAGTCTTTGAGTATGACTAAGTTGCTGTGATCTGAgtccactgtatgtatgttgcAGTGATCCGATCATTTGATGTGAACAAGCCAGGCTGTGAGGTGGATGATCTAAAAGGTGGTGTGGCTGGCGGTAGTATCCTCAAAGGGGTGCTCAAGGTGAGCCTGTGGGCATTATATGTTCTAAATGGACTGCAAAGGGGCATCTCGTCTCAATTGTTTTTAGGATCCATGCGTTTTCCTCTGCTTGCTTCTGTGGACAATATTTACAGctgtcaataaaaaaatagagtTTAGAGTTTGAGTGGGTGGGAATGTTCTAAATGCTTCCTTTGGCATTAGTGatcatttctgtgtttgtctgaattatttttatgcatttgacTCAATCTATGCATAATTGTATTCTTGTGATTGTTTCAGTCCAGTTACCGTCTTCCTTCCTTTCCCACTTCGCAGGTGGGGCAGGAGTTAGAGGTGCGGCCAGGTATTGTGTCAAAGGACCATGAAGGGAAGCTCATGTGCAAACCCATCTTCTCCAAGATCGTCTCTCTGTTTGCTGAACACAATGACTTGCAGTATGCTGCACCTGGAGGGCTTATTGGTATGGCCTCAGGCTCTGCTTCTTGTCTGAAAAATGGTTGCGCTGTAAGATTAGATTTTATCAATTAATTCACGATAAAGTCATTTCAAGTTATTGAGAACAGCCAAGCAAATGATTTGCTTCTgcatactaaacatgactacgcATATATAATAAATTTAGAAATTATTCACTGCAacatgaacatttattttaatggttCACCTTTACCTGCTGTACATGTTCCTGTCTGATTTACTAGTTCAGATTGAAAAGCCATAAGAATAATGCAGTGGAAGGAAATTGTATGCTTTTGCCATTTGGAACTTTGAAAGTCTTGATTTCTTGCAAAAGACATATTTCCAGTTTACCGGGAAGTTTTTTCCCTGacttagattagattagattattgTTGACTGCATGATAACTTTGAAATCAAAGCTTAGCCTGTCCTAATTAAAAGACAATTGGGCAGTTTGGTCACCAGTACCCTACAGCTGAAAATGCAGGAAGAGCAGCAAGAAGACGCCCCACTGGAGTGTAATTCACAAACATGTCAATAAGAAATGTCATTAAGAAAGGCACAATTACTTCTGCTCCCCCAGAAGGGTGACTGTCGAATAAAAAGACTCATTCCTACACAGTTCATCACATGAATGCTTACATTTCAATTCCAATGTACAGggccaaaataatacaaattgtCATTGtcacttatggactgcactgcatcTCCTGCTTTGCTATCTTCGGCATGTGAATAACTAGGATAGTAGAGTGATTTTAAATCAGAAGGTGGAGGCTATAATGAAACTGGTATTAAATGTCAGTtattcacatttgaatgtggaaATTCCTGTAGAAACTAGCtacgtatttgaatttgaaatcaAATGTGATGCATCTACTGTCACCACTGGTCCCCCATGTGCCAATGTTAGGAGGTGTTAAATGCGTTCTCTCAAACTTGGGTTGCTTTAcgtcagctgtgtgtgaggtttgGGTGTTCTGTAGATGCATTTGAGACTTGAATGTGTCATTCTGCTGCAGGTGTGGGGACGAAGATTGACCCAACCCTGTGCCGGGCAGACCGCATGGTGGGGCAGGTGCTGGGAGCAGTGGGAGCGCTACCAGAGATTTTCACTGAGCTGGAGATCTCTTACTTTCTCCTGCGGAGGCTTCTGGGAGTGCGCACCGAGGGCGACAAGAAGGCAGCCAAGGTGGGCAGTACTGGAAAAATGGTTTCATTTACAGTGCTGTATAGGATACTACATGGCTAATTATTTGAACTGGAGGTTCTTTTTTGATTGATTAAATTGCAAACTGACTGGTGAAATCACATTTGTCCCATTTGCTGAGAGTATGGAAACCTGCATACCTAAAAACCAGCATCCACTGTTGGTCCATTTCATCCATTCATCTGTAGAGCCCAATTATTTCCAAAGGAATTTTCTCACCTGCATTTCATATCTCAGCACTAAACCAttaaagaaggccaagaaatta
The sequence above is a segment of the Conger conger chromosome 4, fConCon1.1, whole genome shotgun sequence genome. Coding sequences within it:
- the eif2s3 gene encoding eukaryotic translation initiation factor 2 subunit 3 gives rise to the protein MAGDESGVTLGQPHLSRQDLSTLDVTTLTPLSPEIISRQATINIGTIGHVAHGKSTVVKAISGVHTVRFKNELERNITIKLGYANAKVYKLDDPSCPRPECYRSCGSSTPDEFPTDIPGTKGNFKLVRHVSFVDCPGHDILMATMLNGAAVMDAALLLIAGNESCPQPQTSEHLAAIEIMKLKHILILQNKIDLVKESQAKEQYEQILAFVQGTVAEGAPIIPISAQLKYNIEVVCEYIVKKIPVPLRDFTSEPRLIVIRSFDVNKPGCEVDDLKGGVAGGSILKGVLKVGQELEVRPGIVSKDHEGKLMCKPIFSKIVSLFAEHNDLQYAAPGGLIGVGTKIDPTLCRADRMVGQVLGAVGALPEIFTELEISYFLLRRLLGVRTEGDKKAAKVQKLSKNEVLMVNIGSLSTGGRVSAVKADLAKIVLTSPVCTEVGEKIALSRRVEKHWRLIGWGQIRRGVTITPTVDDD